CGGTGATCCGGTAGGCGGCCAGCTCGGGGGTGCCCATCCGGGCCGCGAAGCCCGCGATGAGCGCCTCGTTGAGGTAGCCGACGCCCATCGCGCTCATCTCCGGCCAGCCGAGGGTCCACAGCGTGCGGGCCACGGGCCGGCCGTCACCGGGGACCTGGGGCAGCTTGGCGCGGGCGTATCCGAGCAAGACGGCGGTTCCGGCGGCCGTGGCGGCCAGGGTCGCGAAGGCGGCGCCTTCGATACCGAGCCCGGCGTTGAAGATCAGCAACAGGCCCAGGGGCAGGTTCACCGCGTTGACCAGCAGGGCGTTGTACATGGCGGCGCGGGTCACCCCGACGCCCGAGCAGGCGCTCTGCAGGGTGAAGGACGCGGCGGCGAACGGCACCGCGAAGGCCAGGATCCGCAGGTAGGCGCCGCCGGGGCCGATCAGCTCGGCAGGTGCTCCCAGCAATGTGAGCACCGGTTCGGCGGCGGCGTACAGCATGATGCCGATGGCGAGGCCGGCCAGGGCCGAGGTGACCAGGCCCACGCGCACCGCCTGGATCACCGCGCCCGCGTCGCCCGCCCCGTGCGCCTGGGCGACCCTGATCTGCACGGCGGTCGCCCAGCCGCGCACGATGACCAGGGCGATCAGGTAGACGGGAGCGGCTAGGGCGAAGGCGCCCAGTGCCGTGGTGGAGTGGCGGGCCAGCATGATCGTGTCGACGATGTTGACGATGATCTGGGTGAGCCCGGCCACGAGTAAGGGCACGGTCAGCGCCCACATGCGTCTCACAGGACGGCCCGCGCCGCTTCCAGCAGGCCGGTGTCGCGGTCGAGCAGGATGACGGTGTCCACTCTGGACGTGCGCCACACCGCCAGCCGTTCGGTCATCGCCTCGATGGGACCGAGCAGGGCCACCTCCTCCAGCAGCCGGTCGGGGACGGCTTTGGTGGCGGCGGCCCGGTCGCCGTCGGTGAAGTGTTTGCGGATGTCGTGGGCGGGGCCCTCGTAGCCCATCTGGACGACCACGTCGGCGTAGGTGTTGCGCACGCCCGGGGAGGAGGCGCCGATGAGGTGGGCGTAGAGGGGGCGTAGCTTTTCCCGGCCCTCCTCGATCGTGGGGGCGTGGGCGACGTACAGGATGGGGCAGATCCGCACGTCCGCCGGTTGCCGACCGGCGCGCGCCAGTCCTTCGTCGAGCGGGGCGAGGATGGCGGGTTCATGTTCGGGGGCGTACATGCCCGACAGCCAGCCGTCGGCCAGCTCGCCGGTGAGCGCGAGGTTGCCGGGGCCGATGGCGGCCAGGTAGATGGGGATGCGCGGGCGCAGCGGGGTCATCTCCGAGCGGATCGCGCGGGCCCGGCCGGTCGACCCGGGGCCGGTGTAGGGCAGCGTGTACAGCTCGCCCTCGTAGTGCAGCCGGTCCTCGTGGGCGATGGCCCGGCGCACGATCTCGACGTACTCGCGGGTGCGGCGCAGCGGGCGCTCGTACGGCAGGCCGTGCCAGCCCTCCACGATCCACGGCACCGACAGGCCCAACCCGAGCTGGAAACGGCCATGGGACAGGATGTCGAGGGTCATCGCGGTCATCGCCGTGGCGGCGGGGGTGCGGGCCGGGATCTGCATGATCGCGGTGCCCAGCTCGATGCGCTCGGTCACGGCGGCCAGATATCCGAGCACGCTGACGGCGTCGGGACCGTACTCCTCGACGCTCCACACCGAGTCGACGCCGATGCTCTCGGCGCGTTTGATCACCGGGAGCACCTCCTGCATGGGTTCGCCGCCGTAGCCCATGGCCAGTCCGAGCCGCATGCGTTCTCCTTCGAGGTCAGGCGAATGGCAGGGGTTGTCGTGTGAGGTCCGATGAGGCGGGCAGCCGGGTCCCGCCGAGGAACGGGAAGGCCGCCGGGGCGTCGCAGTACAGGCCGGGCACCAGCACCCGGGCGACGTGCAGCCCGGCGTCCTCGGCGCCCGAGGTGGTCAGGTCGGCCGCGTAGGCGCGGAAACCCCGCTCGGTGAGCGAGCGCAGCGGCCCGGTGGTCTCCGGCGGCAGCGGTGGGCCGCCGGGGAAGCGCAGCCGGTCCAGGGCCTCGCCCTGCAGGCGCTCGTTGAGGTAGACCTGGACGTGCAGGCGGACGTCGTTGACGTCGCGCCAGCCGCGCGCCAAGGCGTCGAGGTAGCGCCGGTCGGCGCGCCGCCGCAGGTAGGGCGGCTGTGCGATGTCGCGGCGCAGCAGGACGCGGCCGGTCTCGTAGGTGCCGACGGCCTCGGTGAACGCCTTGGCCGCGGCCTCCTGCTCGCCTGCCCGGCAGGCGCTGCCGAACCCTACGACGCGGTGTGCGCGGTCCTCGACGAACACCGCCGCCACGGTCGCGTCGAACGTCGAGGGCACCCGCAGCAGCGACACCGTCAACCCCGCTTCCTCGGCCTGGGCCAGCGCCGTGGCCAGCGGGCCGCTCGCGGGCCTGGGTAGCGGTGAGGCCGCGGTGGCGCCCGCCCACCACGTGGTCACGGCGTCGCGTTCCAGCACCTCGCGCAGCGCCGCCTGCCTGGCCCGCTGCGGGGTCGTGGCGGCGGCGGTCCCGGCGAGGACGGGGTAGTTGGTGAGCGGCTCGGCGCGGCGGGGGCCGGTGAAGTAGTTCACGTACACCAGCGAGGCGGGCACCAGGACCCGCTCTGCGGAGACCAGGTCCTCGGCGGGTGCCCAGGCGATCTCCAGCTCGGGGGTCATCGCGACGAACGGGAACCCGCGCGCCTGGTACTGGCCGGCTGAGTAGAGGGCGAACGCGCGCGGGTCGACGGCGGGTTCGGCCAGGTCGCGGTAGGCGGCCCGGCGCAGCCCGGCGGGCACCTGGTTGGCGCAGTGGCGTTCGATCGCCTCTCCGAGCGCGGCGGCCCGCGCCGCCTCCTCGTCGCCGAGGGCCGCGCCGCCGGTCACCTCCGTGCCCTCGGCGGGGAAGAAGGCGGAGTAGGAGACCAGGCTGGGCACGGCGGGGTCGCCGGGTGCGTCGCGGCGGACCTGTGCGATCACGAGTGCTCCTCTTGGCGGGGCCGGGACCGGGGCCCGGTGAGGGGCCCCGGCGTGGGGCGATCTACTCGTCGTCGTCCTGGCGCCACTCGAACGGCGAGTCCACCGCCGGGGTGTGGGACTTCAGGCAGTCCTGCGGGCCCTCGGGCTCGGCGAATCCGTGGTGTGCCATGCGCTTCCTCCTTCTGCATGTGATTTGCACGTGCCAACTACATGCAACACCATAGGCATAAGGTCGCGGTGAATTCAAGAATTCATTTTTCTGCCAATGAGCAGTCGTCGCATTTGGAGCCGTCCGGCACCCGGTAATAAAGGCAGCACGTGGTGCGCCGGAAGGCCAGTTCAGGGGAGATGAGCGTCCCCTTTCCCGCCAGGTGGCCGCGGGTCAGCAGGTCGGCGACCAGGTCGCCTGCGGGCTTGGCCAGGTCCGGGCGGGTGGCCGCTATCGCGCGGCCGGCCTCGGCCAGGGCGGAGGCGGCGTTGCCGTACAGCAGGCCGGGGGCGACCTTCACCCGCAGGCTGGCCGCCAGCGGTTCCAGGTGATGGAGAATCACCAGGTCGTAAAGCTGATCCGGTGATTCGTAGTGCCATCCCGCGGGGGCGGGCAGGCGCAGGCGCGGGCCGTCGTCGGCGCGGTCCAGGCGGGTCAGGTCGGGCACCACGTCATGGGTGAGCACGGCGCCCAGGAGCGGCGACCAGAGCCGTGCGGCGTGGCCGAGCTGGGTGATCGAGGCGCCGATGCGTAGTTCGCGGGTGCCGTATCTGGCGGCCGTCGCCTCCACCAGGTCGGCGAAACCGCGCTCGTAGTCGGATTTCACGTCGTGCCACCCGGCTGGGTCGCCGCCGATGTGCAAAGAAAAGAACGAGCCGAATCCGGCGACCGCTCCGAGGGCCGTCAGAATCGATTCGGTCGACGCCGATTCCATTACGCTGAAGCTCCATTCGTTAAAGTCGCACGGTGAATACGCCGGATGGCGGATCCGGCTTTTCATACAAAGAGAGATTCAGTTCGTGACGCGGCTCCCTCCGGCTCGGAGACTCACCTGCGGCACCCCTGTCTCCGGGTGGATCGCCACCTCGGCGTCGACCCGGTAGACCTCGGCGAGCAGAGCGGGGGTCAGCACGTCGGCGGGGGCGCCGAGAGCGACGACGCGGCCGGCGTCCATGACGCAGATGCGGTCGCAGAACGCGGCGGCCATGTTGAGGTCGTGCAGGGCGACCACCGCGGTGACGCCGAGGCCGCGCACCAGGTTCAGCGCGTCGAGCTGGTGGCGCAGGTCCAGGTGGTTGGTCGGCTCGTCCAGCACCATCGTGGTCGGCCGCTGGGCCAGCGCCCGCGCGATCAGCACCCGCTGCTTCTCCCCGCCCGACAGCCGGTCGAAGGGCGCGTGCGCCAGATCGGCCACGTCGAGCCGCCCCAGCGCGTCGGCGATGATCGCCTTGTCCGCCGCGTTGTCGCCGTCGAAGGCCCGTTTGTGCGGGGTGCGGCCCATGGCGACGACGTCGTACACCGACAGCTCGAAGTCGCCGCCGCTCTCCTGGAGGACTGCGGCCAGCCGTCGGGCCAGCCAGCCGACCGGCATGCGCCACACGTCCTCGCCGTCGAGCAGCACCCGGCCGTTGGTCGGCCTCCGCGCCCGGTAGAGGGTGCGCAGCAGCGTTGATTTGCCCGCGCCGTTGGGGCCGGCCAGGGCGAGCATCTCCCCCTCGGCGACCTCCAGCGAGACCTGGCGGACCAGGTCGCGGCCGCCGATGCGGACCGACACCTCCTCCACGGTCAGTGTCATTTGGAGCGCCTCCGCATCAACCACAGGAAGAACGGCCCGCCGACCAGCGCGGTGATGATGCCCACCGGGATCTCCTCCGGCGCGATCAGGGTGCGGGCGGTCAGGTCGGCCACGATGAGGAAGGCCGCGCCGAGCAGCGCCGTCGCCGGGAGTGCCCGGCGGTGGTCGGCGCCGATCAGCAGCCGGACGACGTGCGGCATGATCAGTCCCACGAAGCCGATGGCTCCGCTGACCGCGACGATCGTGCCGATCATCATGGCGACCAGCACGAACAGCGCCGCCCGGAAGCGATGCACGTCCAGCCCGAGCGAGGCCGCGGCCTCCTCCCCCGCCAGCAGCAGGTTCAGCGGCCGAGACACCCCGACCAGCGCGACGGTCCCCGCCAAGACGGCCACCACCGGGATCCACACCACCGTCCAGGTGGTCCCGGCCAGGCCGCCCAGCATCCAGCGCACCGCCGCCTGCGTCTTGTGCGGGTCGTTGGAGGTCACCACCAGGAAGCTGGCCACGGCCGACAGCACCTCGGCCATGGCCACCCCGGCCAGCACCAGCCGCACCGTCGTCATGCGCCCGCCCGAGCGGGCCAGGAAGTAGACCGCCACCAATGCGGCCAGCGCCCCGAGGAAGGCCGCGATCGGCAGGCTGAACGCGCCGAACACGCTCAGGCCGAACACCACCACGGTGACCGCCCCGACGCCGGCGCCGGAGGAGACCCCCAGCAGCATCGGGTCGGCCAGCGGGTTGCGCACCAGTGCCTGCAGGGCCATGCCGCAGACCGACAGGCCCGCACCGATCGCCCCCGCCAGGACGACCCGCGGCAGCCGTACGTCCATCACGATGGTCTCCCGCACGGGTGTCCAGGTCGGTTCGGCCAGGGCGGGATGGAGGTGATGGAGCAGGATGCCCCACACCTGCCCTACCGGCAGGGCCACCGACCCGGCCGCGACGGCCACGGTGACCGCCCCGCCGAGCAGGAGCACGAGCAGGCCGATCACGACCGGGTACGGCGGTCCCGGGCGCCGTACCGGAAGCACGACACCCGCGGTCGGTTCACTCACTTGAACCGGTCGGCGTGCAGCTGCCGGGCCAGCGCCTCGACGGCCACCGGCGCCCGCACGCCGAGCACCACCGACGACAGCGGCAGCACCGCGAACCGCTTCTCCTTGATGGCCGGCACGTCCTTCAGCGCCGGGTTGGCCAGCAGGAACTTCTCCTTGTCGGCCACCGGCTGGTCGCCGTAGTCGTAGATGACGATCCAGTCGGGCGCGCGCTCGGCGACCTGCTCGAACGACACGTCGCCCCACACCTTGTCGACGTCGGCGAACACGTTCTCCGCCCCGGCCAGCTTGATGATCTCGTTGCCGACGCCCTTGCCGCCGGCGGTGAAGGCGGTCTTGTCGCCGCTGTCGTAGACGAACAGCTTGACCGGGGCGGCGTCGCCGAGTTTGGTCCTCACACCGTCGAGGGTCGCCCGCAATGTGGTGATCAACGGTTCGGCCCGGTCGGAGACGCCGAAGATCTTCGCGACGTTGCGGATCTCGGTGTCGATCAGGCCCACGGACACCGCGCCCTTGGCGCACTCCTCGACGTTCAGATATGTCTTGATGCCGGCCTTTCGCAGGGCGTCCCGGCTGCGGCCCTCCTTCTCGTCGAAGGTGCTGGCGAAGCCGCCGTAGACGAAGTCGGGCTCCTCGGCCAGGAGCGCCTCGTAGGCCGGGTACTCCTTCGAGACGACCTTGATTGCGTCATAGGCCGCCTGATACTCCGGCAGCACCTTGTCGTCGAGGTAGGCGGTGCCGATCATCGACTTCTCCAGGCCGAGCGCCAGCATCACCTCGGTGGCGTGCTGGTTCATCGATATCGCCCGCTGCGGCGGCTGCTCGTACGTGCTCGTCACGCCGCAGTTGTCGAGGGTGACCGGGAAGCCCGCGGGCGCGGAGGCCGCCGGAGCGGGGGCCGAGACGTTCTCAGCCGGGGCGCCGCCGCAGGC
This region of Streptosporangium sp. NBC_01495 genomic DNA includes:
- a CDS encoding MATE family efflux transporter: MWALTVPLLVAGLTQIIVNIVDTIMLARHSTTALGAFALAAPVYLIALVIVRGWATAVQIRVAQAHGAGDAGAVIQAVRVGLVTSALAGLAIGIMLYAAAEPVLTLLGAPAELIGPGGAYLRILAFAVPFAAASFTLQSACSGVGVTRAAMYNALLVNAVNLPLGLLLIFNAGLGIEGAAFATLAATAAGTAVLLGYARAKLPQVPGDGRPVARTLWTLGWPEMSAMGVGYLNEALIAGFAARMGTPELAAYRITDNLLLIVFTVMASASSSIAILAGHEAGAGHRAAAERWRSIGIRLLLIVYAVPAALVLLGGTALLGLFTASAEVVALAWQVAPLALLSLAPMVWAMAYGSFLRAHGDTRSVMVANVVGDYLVLIPLSWLLGLTLGLGLPGIYVAWTAFTVMLALLLWIRARRTASPAAQGSVELTSAQP
- a CDS encoding LLM class flavin-dependent oxidoreductase, yielding MRLGLAMGYGGEPMQEVLPVIKRAESIGVDSVWSVEEYGPDAVSVLGYLAAVTERIELGTAIMQIPARTPAATAMTAMTLDILSHGRFQLGLGLSVPWIVEGWHGLPYERPLRRTREYVEIVRRAIAHEDRLHYEGELYTLPYTGPGSTGRARAIRSEMTPLRPRIPIYLAAIGPGNLALTGELADGWLSGMYAPEHEPAILAPLDEGLARAGRQPADVRICPILYVAHAPTIEEGREKLRPLYAHLIGASSPGVRNTYADVVVQMGYEGPAHDIRKHFTDGDRAAATKAVPDRLLEEVALLGPIEAMTERLAVWRTSRVDTVILLDRDTGLLEAARAVL
- a CDS encoding YcaO-like family protein — its product is MIAQVRRDAPGDPAVPSLVSYSAFFPAEGTEVTGGAALGDEEAARAAALGEAIERHCANQVPAGLRRAAYRDLAEPAVDPRAFALYSAGQYQARGFPFVAMTPELEIAWAPAEDLVSAERVLVPASLVYVNYFTGPRRAEPLTNYPVLAGTAAATTPQRARQAALREVLERDAVTTWWAGATAASPLPRPASGPLATALAQAEEAGLTVSLLRVPSTFDATVAAVFVEDRAHRVVGFGSACRAGEQEAAAKAFTEAVGTYETGRVLLRRDIAQPPYLRRRADRRYLDALARGWRDVNDVRLHVQVYLNERLQGEALDRLRFPGGPPLPPETTGPLRSLTERGFRAYAADLTTSGAEDAGLHVARVLVPGLYCDAPAAFPFLGGTRLPASSDLTRQPLPFA
- a CDS encoding (2Fe-2S)-binding protein; the protein is MKSDYERGFADLVEATAARYGTRELRIGASITQLGHAARLWSPLLGAVLTHDVVPDLTRLDRADDGPRLRLPAPAGWHYESPDQLYDLVILHHLEPLAASLRVKVAPGLLYGNAASALAEAGRAIAATRPDLAKPAGDLVADLLTRGHLAGKGTLISPELAFRRTTCCLYYRVPDGSKCDDCSLAEK
- a CDS encoding ABC transporter ATP-binding protein, with amino-acid sequence MTLTVEEVSVRIGGRDLVRQVSLEVAEGEMLALAGPNGAGKSTLLRTLYRARRPTNGRVLLDGEDVWRMPVGWLARRLAAVLQESGGDFELSVYDVVAMGRTPHKRAFDGDNAADKAIIADALGRLDVADLAHAPFDRLSGGEKQRVLIARALAQRPTTMVLDEPTNHLDLRHQLDALNLVRGLGVTAVVALHDLNMAAAFCDRICVMDAGRVVALGAPADVLTPALLAEVYRVDAEVAIHPETGVPQVSLRAGGSRVTN
- a CDS encoding FecCD family ABC transporter permease, with amino-acid sequence MSEPTAGVVLPVRRPGPPYPVVIGLLVLLLGGAVTVAVAAGSVALPVGQVWGILLHHLHPALAEPTWTPVRETIVMDVRLPRVVLAGAIGAGLSVCGMALQALVRNPLADPMLLGVSSGAGVGAVTVVVFGLSVFGAFSLPIAAFLGALAALVAVYFLARSGGRMTTVRLVLAGVAMAEVLSAVASFLVVTSNDPHKTQAAVRWMLGGLAGTTWTVVWIPVVAVLAGTVALVGVSRPLNLLLAGEEAAASLGLDVHRFRAALFVLVAMMIGTIVAVSGAIGFVGLIMPHVVRLLIGADHRRALPATALLGAAFLIVADLTARTLIAPEEIPVGIITALVGGPFFLWLMRRRSK
- a CDS encoding ABC transporter substrate-binding protein; translation: MTGRRPTTLLLALLVSGVLAACGGAPAENVSAPAPAASAPAGFPVTLDNCGVTSTYEQPPQRAISMNQHATEVMLALGLEKSMIGTAYLDDKVLPEYQAAYDAIKVVSKEYPAYEALLAEEPDFVYGGFASTFDEKEGRSRDALRKAGIKTYLNVEECAKGAVSVGLIDTEIRNVAKIFGVSDRAEPLITTLRATLDGVRTKLGDAAPVKLFVYDSGDKTAFTAGGKGVGNEIIKLAGAENVFADVDKVWGDVSFEQVAERAPDWIVIYDYGDQPVADKEKFLLANPALKDVPAIKEKRFAVLPLSSVVLGVRAPVAVEALARQLHADRFK